In one Deltaproteobacteria bacterium genomic region, the following are encoded:
- a CDS encoding acetyl-CoA carboxylase carboxyltransferase subunit alpha, translating to MANNYLEFEKPIMELESRMEELRQVSSMEGRDCTDELHRLQKKLHQLQRNVYSNLSPWQKTLLARHARRPNILDYVSLMMEEFYELHGDRTYGDDPAIVAGLARLDGIPVAVVGHHKGRNTRENIDRNFGMPAPEGYRKALRIMRLAEKFKMPIITFIDTPGAYPGIGAEERGQGEAIARNLFEMSNLKTPIVVVVSGEGGSGGALAIGVGDVTIILENAVYSVISPESCSSILWRETSKAEEAAKALKMTAQDLEKMGIVDRILPEPLGGAHRNHEEMAETLKTALLEVLEDLSKMPPEQLTANRLERFRKIGAF from the coding sequence ATGGCCAACAACTATCTCGAATTTGAAAAACCGATCATGGAGCTGGAGAGCAGGATGGAAGAGCTGCGACAGGTCTCCAGTATGGAAGGGCGTGATTGTACGGATGAACTGCACCGTCTTCAGAAAAAGCTCCATCAGCTTCAGCGGAACGTTTATTCCAATCTTTCTCCCTGGCAGAAGACGCTCCTGGCCCGGCATGCCCGGCGGCCCAATATCCTTGATTACGTATCGCTCATGATGGAGGAGTTCTACGAGCTGCACGGTGACCGGACCTACGGGGATGATCCTGCCATTGTTGCCGGTCTGGCACGGCTGGACGGGATCCCCGTGGCTGTTGTGGGTCATCACAAGGGGCGCAACACACGGGAGAATATTGATCGGAATTTCGGTATGCCGGCACCGGAGGGATATCGCAAGGCTCTGCGGATCATGAGACTGGCGGAAAAATTCAAAATGCCGATCATTACCTTTATCGATACGCCGGGGGCCTATCCCGGCATTGGTGCAGAAGAACGGGGACAGGGGGAGGCTATCGCCCGGAACCTCTTCGAGATGTCCAACCTGAAAACGCCCATCGTTGTGGTGGTTTCCGGAGAGGGGGGGAGCGGTGGGGCACTCGCCATCGGCGTGGGGGATGTGACGATCATCCTGGAGAATGCGGTCTATTCCGTAATCTCTCCCGAGTCCTGTTCCTCGATCCTCTGGAGGGAGACCTCGAAGGCGGAGGAGGCGGCAAAGGCCTTGAAGATGACCGCCCAGGATCTGGAAAAGATGGGCATCGTGGACCGGATTCTTCCGGAACCCTTGGGGGGGGCACACAGAAATCATGAGGAGATGGCGGAGACCTTGAAGACGGCCCTGCTGGAGGTTCTCGAAGATCTTTCCAAGATGCCCCCGGAGCAGTTGACGGCAAACCGACTTGAACGTTTCCGTAAGATCGGCGCTTTCTGA
- a CDS encoding DUF3034 family protein, with protein MMKKCYHALPVFSMFLVSFIFLVTRSAIAGPPVVNIEGEGGGGLVPWAYLTNPPADGQLFGNPSVGSTYIFPQNFNVNVYHFNETISDRLELGFARTVFDTTNILGGNGLNIGIDELTIDTYHAKVLLLKETDTLPAVSVSIEYKKNQDIAHADKNGGGAFTSTGMDDDSGLDYCLSVTKLYKGWKMPVLINLSGRYTKAAQTGYLGFSKNGNFEPEASLAVLPESNVAVGVEFRGKPNEYKSVAGIGSFQEDNWTDFFIAYFPTKGLSITGAVVNFGNIVNRNVNTGLYMNMKYDF; from the coding sequence ATGATGAAGAAATGTTATCACGCTTTGCCGGTTTTTTCGATGTTTTTGGTCAGTTTTATCTTCCTGGTTACGAGGTCCGCAATCGCAGGTCCTCCTGTGGTCAATATTGAAGGGGAAGGCGGGGGAGGGCTCGTTCCCTGGGCCTATCTGACGAATCCCCCCGCAGATGGGCAACTTTTCGGGAATCCGTCCGTGGGATCGACCTACATCTTCCCTCAGAATTTCAATGTGAATGTATATCACTTCAACGAGACCATCAGCGACCGCCTGGAACTTGGCTTTGCACGCACGGTTTTCGATACGACCAATATCCTGGGCGGGAACGGTCTGAATATCGGCATTGACGAGTTGACGATTGACACTTATCATGCTAAAGTCTTGCTGTTAAAAGAAACGGATACTCTTCCCGCGGTATCGGTTTCCATCGAGTATAAAAAGAACCAGGATATAGCCCACGCGGACAAGAACGGTGGAGGGGCGTTTACTTCCACCGGTATGGATGATGATTCGGGTCTGGATTATTGTCTTTCGGTGACCAAGCTCTATAAAGGGTGGAAAATGCCGGTACTGATCAACCTGAGCGGCCGGTACACCAAGGCTGCGCAGACCGGCTATCTCGGCTTCAGCAAGAACGGGAATTTTGAGCCGGAAGCCTCCCTGGCTGTTCTCCCGGAATCAAATGTAGCGGTCGGCGTGGAGTTCCGGGGCAAACCGAACGAGTACAAGAGCGTTGCCGGTATCGGTTCCTTCCAGGAAGATAACTGGACCGATTTTTTTATCGCCTATTTCCCGACCAAGGGACTCTCGATCACGGGGGCCGTGGTTAATTTCGGCAATATTGTGAACCGGAATGTGAATACCGGTCTTTATATGAATATGAAGTATGACTTTTAA
- a CDS encoding TMEM165/GDT1 family protein, which translates to MDLKLIITVFATVFLAEVADKTQIATFLYASDSGNSRLAVWIGAVAALTLTSTIAVFAGYYLSHQINAKIMTRIAGTTFIIVGVWTLLRG; encoded by the coding sequence ATGGACCTGAAACTTATTATCACAGTCTTTGCCACCGTTTTCCTCGCCGAGGTCGCCGACAAGACGCAGATCGCGACTTTTCTCTATGCCTCGGACAGCGGCAACTCCCGCCTGGCCGTCTGGATAGGTGCCGTAGCCGCTCTCACCCTGACCTCTACGATCGCTGTGTTTGCAGGTTACTATCTCTCTCATCAAATCAACGCAAAGATCATGACAAGAATCGCCGGTACAACCTTTATCATCGTGGGAGTCTGGACACTGCTGCGGGGGTGA
- a CDS encoding LysM peptidoglycan-binding domain-containing protein has product MTSCARIPVQEIQDARDLFEAAKSSCARVYMTQEMKQAQSRLGQIDRGTRKKTRLPKKKLRKLALEVQDLSKKMVNETARIKTRLYKKIQQNILLAIKNIHEGEKAEANRYARKEYREAIAGVRKARKLSQEECRYTEALKESESALEYAKESITKARAFKKELEKKLPHYHIVRKGETLKSIAKSEPVYGDESFWEIIYKANRDQIRNPDVLYPGQQIYLPSRKEFSRSH; this is encoded by the coding sequence TTGACTTCCTGCGCGAGGATCCCTGTCCAGGAGATCCAGGACGCTCGAGACCTCTTCGAGGCGGCAAAGAGTTCCTGCGCCCGGGTCTACATGACGCAGGAGATGAAACAGGCGCAGTCAAGACTCGGTCAAATCGACCGGGGAACACGGAAGAAAACCCGCCTCCCCAAAAAGAAGCTGAGAAAGCTTGCCCTTGAGGTCCAGGATCTCTCCAAAAAGATGGTCAACGAAACGGCCCGCATTAAAACAAGACTCTATAAGAAAATCCAGCAGAATATCCTTCTCGCCATAAAGAACATTCACGAAGGAGAAAAGGCGGAGGCAAATCGCTACGCCCGGAAGGAATACAGAGAAGCGATTGCCGGTGTACGCAAGGCACGGAAGCTCTCCCAGGAGGAATGCCGCTATACTGAAGCACTGAAAGAGTCGGAATCCGCCCTGGAATATGCAAAAGAGAGCATTACCAAGGCCCGTGCTTTCAAGAAGGAATTAGAGAAGAAACTACCCCATTACCACATTGTACGGAAAGGGGAAACCCTGAAAAGTATCGCGAAGAGCGAACCGGTCTACGGAGATGAGTCTTTCTGGGAGATCATATACAAGGCTAACCGGGACCAGATCCGTAACCCCGACGTCCTCTATCCCGGCCAGCAGATTTATCTCCCTTCCAGGAAGGAATTCTCTCGCTCACATTAA
- a CDS encoding PAS domain S-box protein yields MIRFFKYYRHLSINQKVIVTYILFVVIIGGAGSLLVVRNERTIIRQEHIALAINLAENVPPILLIEHKMMLNRLVQIVGKLSDVRDCSILNREGIVVAQTHLEGIGKRVPVGAAARKAYREKGYYYFQNAAEGIEGVYAPVYSGNQYLGSTIVTFEPITLRRIFKHPRRATLENILSVILFVAVFGLIAAFIVVKLVSYPVHLLTDKIYDVLHGKFPEKRMPMNYVYCWEELDCKQEKCPSYQNREEKCWVMAGTFCKGEVQGVYAQKIGDCRECVVYRKNSGDELEQLNDGFDIMVRDLVYNTERMKEAKENIEVYAKQLERANRENEELRVYNERILNSLSSAVISMDSHLIIRTYNHAAQKILGGDLTQLLGKSIVEVQKICTRCNAFFGMILQAIERYREEGNPLVGHEMTVRKMGGERMTLSLSVLPLHGDNRAGNSPIIVVFEDITDKEKMREELNISRHLAELGEVAAKVAHDVRNPLNAIEGGVHYLITKYQEDPEILNISNLVRGQVERLNNVTSDLLKVSNPMVPNFNECDLNQLLEESTSFLVEEIRQAGLSLVKEFDPGIPPLCIDANQIQRVIINLLENAIEAMPTGGILQLATRNMENGRTGDWVEVAIRDTGRGIPEELMDSIFKPFFTTKVNGTGLGLAIVRQIITQHQGELKVQKRTDGPGTEVVIQLPIKITLKGKTDA; encoded by the coding sequence ATGATCCGGTTCTTCAAATACTACAGGCATTTGTCGATTAACCAGAAGGTGATCGTCACCTATATCCTCTTTGTGGTCATCATCGGCGGGGCGGGGAGTCTCCTCGTGGTCCGCAATGAAAGAACGATCATTCGCCAGGAACATATCGCCCTGGCCATTAATCTTGCCGAGAATGTTCCGCCCATTCTGCTGATCGAGCACAAGATGATGCTGAACCGCCTGGTGCAGATTGTGGGGAAATTGTCCGACGTCCGGGACTGTTCCATCCTGAACCGGGAGGGGATCGTGGTTGCCCAGACTCATCTGGAGGGGATCGGGAAAAGGGTCCCGGTGGGTGCCGCTGCACGGAAGGCCTACCGGGAAAAAGGGTATTACTACTTTCAAAACGCCGCCGAGGGAATCGAAGGGGTCTATGCCCCGGTTTACAGCGGGAATCAGTACCTGGGGAGTACGATCGTTACGTTTGAGCCGATTACCCTCCGTCGTATTTTCAAACATCCAAGACGGGCGACGCTGGAAAACATCCTGAGTGTCATTCTCTTTGTCGCCGTCTTCGGCCTGATTGCTGCCTTTATCGTTGTCAAACTGGTCTCCTATCCCGTTCACCTTCTGACCGACAAGATCTACGATGTACTACACGGCAAGTTTCCGGAAAAGCGGATGCCGATGAACTATGTCTACTGCTGGGAGGAGCTGGATTGCAAACAAGAGAAATGTCCTTCTTATCAGAATCGGGAGGAGAAGTGCTGGGTGATGGCGGGGACTTTCTGTAAAGGCGAGGTGCAGGGGGTCTACGCCCAGAAGATCGGGGACTGCCGGGAATGTGTTGTCTATCGGAAAAACAGCGGTGACGAGTTGGAACAGCTTAACGACGGTTTCGACATTATGGTGCGGGACCTGGTTTATAACACGGAACGGATGAAGGAAGCCAAGGAGAATATTGAAGTCTATGCAAAACAGCTTGAGCGGGCCAACCGTGAGAATGAAGAGTTACGGGTTTACAACGAACGGATCTTGAACAGTCTCTCCTCCGCCGTTATTTCCATGGATTCTCACCTGATTATCCGGACCTACAACCATGCCGCCCAGAAGATCCTCGGAGGAGATCTGACTCAGCTCCTGGGAAAGAGTATCGTCGAGGTTCAGAAGATCTGTACCCGGTGCAATGCATTCTTCGGTATGATTCTCCAGGCGATTGAGCGGTATAGGGAGGAAGGGAACCCCCTTGTGGGACATGAAATGACGGTCCGGAAGATGGGGGGGGAGAGGATGACCTTGAGTTTGAGCGTCCTGCCGCTTCATGGGGATAATCGGGCCGGAAATTCTCCGATCATTGTTGTCTTTGAGGATATTACCGATAAAGAAAAAATGCGCGAAGAACTCAACATTTCCCGTCATTTGGCCGAGCTGGGTGAAGTCGCCGCCAAGGTTGCTCACGATGTCCGGAATCCCCTGAATGCCATCGAGGGAGGGGTGCATTATCTCATTACGAAGTATCAGGAAGACCCCGAGATCCTGAATATCTCCAACCTGGTCCGGGGGCAGGTGGAGCGGCTGAATAACGTCACTTCCGATCTGCTGAAGGTCTCTAATCCGATGGTGCCGAATTTCAACGAATGCGACCTGAATCAACTCCTCGAGGAGTCAACCTCCTTTCTCGTGGAAGAGATCCGGCAGGCCGGTCTTTCGCTGGTGAAGGAGTTTGACCCCGGGATCCCTCCTCTCTGTATTGATGCCAACCAGATTCAGCGGGTGATCATCAACTTGCTGGAGAACGCCATTGAGGCTATGCCGACGGGGGGGATTCTTCAACTTGCGACCCGGAATATGGAAAACGGCCGGACAGGGGATTGGGTGGAGGTTGCGATTCGGGATACGGGACGGGGAATTCCGGAAGAACTCATGGATTCCATTTTTAAGCCCTTTTTTACGACCAAAGTCAATGGGACTGGTTTGGGGCTGGCCATCGTCCGCCAGATCATCACTCAGCACCAGGGGGAACTGAAAGTTCAAAAACGGACCGATGGACCGGGTACGGAAGTGGTGATACAGCTTCCCATCAAAATCACACTGAAGGGAAAAACGGATGCCTGA
- a CDS encoding sigma-54-dependent Fis family transcriptional regulator has product MPEQSTILVVDDEPAILEVMRLNLATQGYRVETAPSGREGLDVLVQTTCDAVIVDYKMPEMTGIEFLEQTRGKYPDLPVIMVTAFGSIEMAVEAMKKGAFNYLTKPLNYEEMFLLLKQAVEKKHLVEDVRGLRKEVKKQYRFERIITNNKKMLDLLGVVDNVAGTDATVMIRGETGTGKELIARAIHYNSPRSEKVFVKINCTALPDTLLETELFGHVRGAFTGAHRDRRGRFEQADGGTLFLDEIGDISMSMQAKLLRVLQEMEFERLGSNETVRIDVRVVASTNVDMEEAIRKGRFREDLYFRLNVVPIVIPPLRERKDDIYLLANTFLERFNEKHKKAIQVIPSELLTRFLQYDWPGNVRELENNIERGVVLSRGDILDVQHFQIFPTEVLERKKTEKDFLLELEEKYSGFPNTLAMVAKELGINVSTLYRKRKKYGLI; this is encoded by the coding sequence ATGCCTGAACAATCAACCATTCTTGTTGTAGATGATGAGCCGGCAATCCTGGAGGTGATGCGGCTGAACCTGGCCACCCAGGGCTACCGGGTGGAAACGGCTCCTTCAGGCAGGGAGGGGCTGGATGTATTGGTGCAAACGACCTGTGATGCCGTGATCGTTGACTACAAAATGCCTGAAATGACGGGGATCGAGTTTCTGGAACAGACGCGGGGAAAGTACCCTGATCTTCCGGTGATCATGGTGACGGCTTTCGGATCGATTGAAATGGCCGTGGAGGCGATGAAAAAAGGGGCTTTCAATTATCTCACCAAACCGCTGAACTATGAAGAGATGTTTCTCCTGCTGAAACAGGCCGTGGAGAAGAAGCACCTTGTTGAAGATGTCCGTGGCCTCCGGAAGGAGGTGAAGAAGCAGTACCGTTTCGAGCGGATTATTACGAATAACAAAAAGATGCTCGACCTTCTGGGCGTTGTGGACAATGTCGCCGGGACTGATGCCACGGTCATGATTCGGGGCGAGACAGGGACCGGGAAGGAACTGATCGCCCGGGCGATACACTACAACAGTCCCCGTTCGGAAAAGGTCTTCGTCAAGATCAACTGTACGGCCCTGCCCGACACTCTCCTGGAAACGGAACTCTTCGGCCATGTTCGGGGAGCTTTTACCGGTGCCCACCGGGACCGTAGAGGGCGGTTTGAACAGGCCGACGGCGGAACCCTCTTTCTCGACGAGATCGGGGATATTTCCATGAGCATGCAAGCCAAGCTGTTGCGAGTCCTTCAGGAGATGGAATTCGAAAGGTTAGGAAGCAATGAAACCGTCCGGATCGATGTCCGGGTGGTGGCCTCCACCAACGTGGACATGGAAGAGGCGATCCGGAAAGGCCGGTTCCGGGAGGATCTCTACTTCCGTCTCAATGTGGTTCCCATCGTGATCCCTCCTCTTCGGGAAAGAAAAGACGATATCTATCTTCTGGCCAATACTTTTCTGGAGCGGTTCAACGAAAAACACAAAAAAGCGATTCAGGTCATTCCTTCGGAGCTTCTGACCCGTTTTCTTCAGTATGACTGGCCGGGGAACGTTCGGGAATTGGAGAACAACATTGAAAGGGGGGTTGTTCTTTCCCGCGGCGATATCCTTGATGTACAACATTTCCAGATCTTCCCGACGGAGGTTCTGGAAAGGAAGAAAACCGAGAAGGATTTTCTGCTGGAACTGGAAGAAAAATATTCCGGTTTTCCCAACACCCTCGCCATGGTCGCGAAGGAGCTTGGCATCAATGTTTCCACCCTCTACCGCAAACGGAAAAAGTACGGTCTGATCTAA
- the aspS gene encoding aspartate--tRNA ligase: MKTIKRNRYCGELGAGDAGTTVVLAGWVQKRRDHGGLIFIDLRDRSGIAQIVFSPDVSRDSHELAHDLRSEYVIVVRGEVRRRPEEMINPKLETGRIEVYVDHLEILNKSKTPPFMIEDDIDVSESLRLKYRYLDLRRKQMQKAVKLRHHISRITREFLNQKGFLEIETPILTKSTPEGARDYLVPSRVSPGHFYALPQSPQLFKQLLMMSGFERYYQIVRCFRDEDLRADRQPEFTQIDMELSFIDEEDIFTIVEEMIARIFRKTRGIEVKTPFLRMPYAEARDRFGLDKPDTRFGLELKDISGLAEESGFKVFTGAVASGGTVRGIRLPGCASYSRKDLDNLTEYVKIFGAKGLAWLKVAEGNRIESPIAKFFSPELLGSIRERLGGTPGDLLAFVADSPEVAFEALGNLRNEMGRRLGLIDKTLHDFLWITDFPLLEWDAQEKRYVALHHPFTAPREEDLTLMKSDPGKVRARAYDLVLNGSEIGGGSIRIHRQEVQEEMFDALGIDREEAKDRFGFLLEALEYGAPPHGGIAFGLDRITMILSGASSIREVIPFPKTQKAACLMTEAPSRVDKKQLDELMIRTEIVE; encoded by the coding sequence ATGAAAACCATCAAACGGAACAGATATTGTGGAGAACTCGGGGCCGGTGATGCAGGGACGACGGTCGTCCTCGCCGGCTGGGTACAGAAACGGAGAGACCACGGGGGATTGATCTTCATCGATCTCCGGGACCGGTCGGGCATTGCCCAAATCGTCTTCAGCCCGGACGTTTCCCGGGATAGCCACGAATTGGCCCATGATCTTCGAAGTGAATATGTCATAGTCGTGCGGGGCGAGGTCCGGAGGCGCCCGGAGGAGATGATCAATCCCAAGCTTGAGACAGGCCGGATCGAGGTCTATGTCGATCATCTCGAGATCCTCAACAAGAGCAAGACCCCTCCCTTCATGATCGAGGACGACATCGACGTTTCCGAGAGCCTCCGTCTGAAGTACCGTTACCTCGACCTGCGCCGCAAGCAGATGCAGAAGGCCGTGAAACTGCGCCACCACATCTCACGGATCACGCGGGAGTTTCTGAATCAGAAGGGGTTCCTGGAGATCGAGACCCCGATCCTGACCAAGTCTACGCCCGAAGGGGCGCGGGATTACCTTGTCCCCAGCCGGGTCTCGCCCGGGCATTTTTATGCGCTGCCCCAATCGCCTCAACTCTTCAAACAGCTCCTGATGATGTCCGGTTTCGAGCGTTACTACCAGATCGTCCGGTGTTTCCGGGACGAGGACCTCCGGGCCGACCGGCAGCCGGAATTCACCCAGATAGACATGGAACTCTCCTTCATTGATGAAGAAGACATATTCACCATCGTGGAGGAGATGATCGCCCGGATCTTCCGGAAGACGAGGGGAATCGAGGTGAAGACACCCTTCCTGCGTATGCCCTACGCCGAGGCCCGGGACCGTTTCGGACTCGACAAGCCGGATACCCGCTTCGGACTGGAATTGAAAGATATATCCGGCCTGGCGGAAGAGTCCGGGTTCAAGGTCTTCACGGGGGCCGTGGCCTCCGGCGGGACGGTGCGGGGGATCCGCCTCCCCGGCTGCGCCTCCTATTCCCGGAAGGATCTCGACAACCTGACGGAATATGTCAAGATCTTCGGGGCGAAGGGGCTCGCCTGGCTGAAGGTCGCAGAAGGCAACAGGATCGAATCTCCCATCGCAAAGTTCTTCTCTCCGGAGCTACTCGGTTCGATCCGGGAACGGCTCGGCGGAACTCCCGGCGACCTGCTCGCCTTCGTGGCGGACTCCCCGGAGGTCGCTTTCGAGGCCCTCGGCAACCTTCGCAACGAAATGGGGAGGCGCCTGGGGCTGATCGACAAGACCTTGCACGATTTTCTCTGGATCACCGACTTCCCGCTCCTTGAATGGGATGCGCAGGAGAAACGTTACGTCGCGCTCCACCATCCTTTCACCGCCCCGCGGGAGGAGGATCTTACGCTGATGAAGTCCGATCCGGGGAAGGTCCGTGCCAGGGCCTACGACCTGGTTTTAAACGGGTCGGAGATAGGCGGCGGCAGTATCCGTATCCATCGCCAGGAGGTTCAGGAGGAGATGTTCGACGCCCTGGGGATAGACCGTGAAGAGGCGAAGGATCGCTTCGGGTTCCTCCTGGAGGCCCTTGAATACGGTGCGCCGCCCCACGGCGGGATCGCCTTCGGTCTCGACCGTATTACCATGATTTTAAGCGGCGCCTCATCCATTCGGGAGGTCATTCCTTTCCCGAAGACCCAGAAGGCAGCCTGCCTGATGACCGAGGCACCGTCCCGGGTCGACAAAAAACAACTTGATGAGCTGATGATCCGGACGGAAATCGTAGAATAA